In Schizosaccharomyces osmophilus chromosome 1, complete sequence, the genomic window TTGGTAGGTGCCAACCTCTTTATTGGTAATTTGGATCCTCTGGTCGATGAGCGCGTTTTATATGATACCTTTTCTGCTTTGGGTCAATTAATCAAAACACCACAAGTTGTTCGTGATGATAGTGGTCGCTCAAAAGGTTTTGGATTTGTGAACTTTGATAGTTTTGAGACCGCGGATGCCGCCATTGAAGCAATGAACAACCAATTTTTAATGAACAAACCCATCACCGTTTCTTATGCATATAAACGAGAAGGAAAAGGTGAACGACATGGTGACCTGGCTGAAAGAAAGTTGGCTGCTGCCgccaagaaaaacaaagttgcAATTACTCCACAATCTACACTTCCCCCTGGGTTCACTCCTGCTGATCCTTCTTCCACTGCTGCTTCCTCTGGTTCAGCTACTCCCAACGTCGCACCCACTGCCATTCCTCCTATTCCCGTTATGGGAGCTAATGCAACTGCACCTAGCGTTCCCCTTCCTGGCGCAATGCCATTCGCAAGTCCACAGGTATTCCC contains:
- the sap49 gene encoding U2 snRNP-associated RNA-binding protein Sap49, producing MAAREEKNQEATVYLGNLDERVTDSILFELCLQAGPVGNIHIPRDRVRNSHNGFGFCEFVNEQDAEYACQIFNQIKIYGKPLRVNKSSQDRNTGSLVGANLFIGNLDPLVDERVLYDTFSALGQLIKTPQVVRDDSGRSKGFGFVNFDSFETADAAIEAMNNQFLMNKPITVSYAYKREGKGERHGDLAERKLAAAAKKNKVAITPQSTLPPGFTPADPSSTAASSGSATPNVAPTAIPPIPVMGANATAPSVPLPGAMPFASPQVFPPMPNMAPMMNMPFNPIGSAMIPPPPPPGMMMNAPPSTVSVPGMPPMPAYQVPSQSNQQNR